One part of the Athene noctua chromosome Z, bAthNoc1.hap1.1, whole genome shotgun sequence genome encodes these proteins:
- the RXFP3 gene encoding relaxin-3 receptor 1 has translation MDEPCERGACSPAASMKERADWEHWDAPLSSLEGAQMGNRSNVSFLQLFKNINLERADGMQGDSSDVVRIVISLVYSVVCALGLVGNLLVLYLMKTKQGWRKSSINLFVTSLAVTDFQFVLTLPFWAVENALDFNWLFGKAMCKIVSYVTAMNMYASVFFLTAMSVARYRSVASALKNQRRGDPLGGCCSAKWLCALIWLLAILASLPHAIFSTTATVFDDVLCLVKFPEGRGSNAQFWLGLYHIQKVLLGFVVPLAIISLCYLLLVRFISDKHVGSTRSSSSAKRRSKVTKSVSIVVLSFFLCWLPNQALTTWGILIKLNVVHFSTEYFLSQVYLFPISVCLAHSNSCLNPIFYCLMRREFRKALKSLLWRITSPSLTTMRPFTDTTKPEQEEQALHALVPVHPVTASFPAATVQPEVAYYPPGVVMYSSRYDLLPASSTEQHC, from the coding sequence ATGGACGAGCCCTGCGAGCGCGGTGCCTGCTCGCCAGCCGCCAGCATGAAGGAAAGAGccgactgggagcactgggacgCGCCGCTGAGTTCCCTGGAGGGCGCCCAGATGGGCAACAGGAGCAACGTGTCCTTCCTGCAGCTCTTCAAGAACATCAACCTGGAGAGAGCCGACGGGATGCAGGGGGACAGCTCCGACGTGGTGCGGATTGTCATCTCGCTGGTGTACTCCGTAGTGTGCGCTCTGGGGCTGGTGGGCAACCTGCTGGTGCTCTACCTGATGAAAACCAAACAAGGCTGGAGAAAGTCCTCCATCAACCTCTTTGTGACCAGCCTGGCAGTGACCGACTTCCAGTTTGTGCTGACCTTGCCATTCTGGGCGGTGGAGAATGCCCTGGACTTCAACTGGCTCTTTGGCAAAGCGATGTGTAAGATTGTCTCGTACGTGACGGCCATGAATATGTATGCCAGCGTCTTCTTTCTCACTGCCATGAGTGTGGCTCGATACCGTTCTGTGGCTTCAGCCTTGAAGAATCAGCGCCGAGGTGACCCactggggggctgctgctctgccaagTGGCTCTGTGCACTCATCTGGCTGTTAGCTATCCTGGCTTCCCTGCCCCATGCCATTTTTTCCACCACTGCCACCGTCTTTGATGATGTGCTCTGCCTTGTCAAGTTCCCTGAGGGCCGAGGCAGCAATGCCCAGTTCTGGCTGGGTCTGTACCACATCCAGAAGGTGCTGCTGGGCTTTGTGGTGCCGCTGGCCATCATCAGCCTCTGCTACTTGCTCCTGGTACGCTTCATCAGTGACAAGCATGTTGGCAGCACCCGCAGCAGCTCCAGCGCCAAGCGCCGCTCCAAAGTGACTAAGTCAGTGTCCATCGTGGTGTTGTCTTTCTTCTTGTGCTGGCTGCCCAACCAAGCGCTCACAACATGGGGCATCCTCATCAAGCTCAACGTGGTGCACTTCAGTACCGAGTACTTCCTCTCCCAGGTGTACCTCTTCCCCATCAGCGTGTGCCTGGCACACTCCAACAGCTGCCTCAATCCCATCTTCTACTGCCTCATGCGCAGGGAGTTTCGCAAGGCACTGAAGAGCCTCCTCTGGAGGATCACCTCACCTTCCCTCACCACCATGCGCCCTTTCACCGACACCACAAAGcccgagcaggaggagcaggccCTGCATGCCTTGGTGCCTGTCCACCCCGTCACTGCTTCTTTCCCTGCTGCAACCGTCCAGCCGGAGGTGGCCTACTACCCCCCCGGGGTGGTGATGTACAGCAGCCGCTATGACCTGCTGCCTGCTAGCTCCACGGAGCAGCACTGCTGA